One genomic window of Panicum hallii strain FIL2 chromosome 6, PHallii_v3.1, whole genome shotgun sequence includes the following:
- the LOC112898416 gene encoding aquaporin NIP3-3-like yields MADHTTTSGEDQRQQVAISMCSTPSDRSLAGAGSASTPRSSKLVPLDSLQKLMLKSPLSPVHDEHERTTPAEVPLVKKVAAEFIGTFILMFTVVSTIVADTQRGGAEGLLGVAASAGLAVVAVVLAVVHVSGSHLNPAVSLAMGVFGHLPRAHVLPYAAAQTLGSAAATFLAKGLYRPADPGVMATVPRVGAAEAFFLELVLTFVLMFVIAAVATDPASSKELVAISIAAAITMNALVGGPSTGPSMNPARTIGAALATGKYKDIWVYLVAPPLGAIAGAGTYTLIKP; encoded by the exons ATGGCTGATCACACCACGACGAGTGGTGAAGATCAGAGGCAGCAGGTGGCGATCAGCATGTGCTCGACGCCGAGCGACCGgagcctcgccggcgccggcagcgCCTCCACTCCAAGATCGTCCAAGCTGGTGCCTCTCGACTCCCTGCAGAAACTGATGCTCAAGTCGCCGCTTTCTCCAGTCCACGACGAGCACGAGCGTACTACCCCAGCAGAGGTGCCGCTGGTGaagaaggtggcggcggagttCATCGGCACGTTCATCCTAATGTTCACGGTGGTGTCCACCATCGTGGCCGACACgcagcgcggcggcgcggagggccTCCTGGGCGTGGCGGCGTCGGCGGGGCTCGCCGTGGTGGCCGTGGTGCTCGCCGTCGTGCACGTCTCCGGGAGCCACCTGAACCCGGCGGTGAGCCTGGCGATGGGCGTGTTCGGGCACCTCCCGCGCGCCCACGTGCTCCCCTACGCCGCCGCGCAGACGCTGgggtccgccgccgccacgttCCTGGCCAAGGGCTTGTACCGGCCCGCGGACCCCGGCGTGATGGCGACGGTGCCGCGCGTCGGCGCCGCCGAGGCCTTCTTCCTCGAGCTGGTGCTCACCTTCGTCCTCATGTTCGTCatcgccgccgtcgccaccgACCCGGCCTCGAGCAAGGAGCTCGTCGCCATCTCGATCGCGGCGGCGATAACGATGAACGCTCTCGTCGGAGG GCCGTCGACGGGGCCGTCGATGAACCCGGCGCGGACGAtcggggcggcgctggcgacgGGCAAGTACAAGGACATCTGGGTCTACCTGGTGGCGCCGCCGCTGGGGGCCATTGCAGGAGCTGGCACCTACACCCTCATCAAGCCCTGA
- the LOC112898558 gene encoding aquaporin NIP3-2-like, whose amino-acid sequence MEHLRSISMDLTLSISGAASMDSMSDDKIAIIVPHSSPILSNEASHPAPSSEKRAAPALVAKKVAAEFLGTFLLIFILLSTLIVDEAHGGALGPLGVAAAAGSAVAVVVASLAHVSGAHLNPAVSAAMAAFGYLPRAQLAPYVAAQLLGSTVASFAAKAVYNDPADLGATVATVPALGTAGALVVEFVTTFVLLFVITALATDPKAVKELVAVGTGAAVMMNALISAESTGASMNPARTLGPAIASGTYTKIWIYMVAPPLGAIAGTGAYVALK is encoded by the exons ATGGAGCATTTGAGGAGTATCTCCATGGATCTGACACTGAGCATCTCTGGGGCAGCTTCCATGGACAGCATGAGCGACGACAAGATCGCAATCATCGTCCCGCATTCGTCTCCTATCCTCTCGAA CGAGGCTTCCCATCCAGCTCCGAGTTCGGAGAAGAGGGCGGCGCCTGCTCTCGTCGCCaagaaggtggcggcggagttCCTGGGGACCTTCCTGCTCATCTTCATCCTGCTCTCGACGCTCATCGTGGacgaggcgcacggcggcgcgctgggcccgctcggcgtcgccgcggcggcggggtccgCCGTGGCGGTGGTCGTGGCGTCGCTGGCCCACGTCTCCGGCGCCCACCTGAACCCGGCGGTCagcgccgccatggccgcgtTCGGCTACCTCCCCAGGGCCCAGCTCGCGCCGTACGTCGCCGCCCAGCTCCTCGGCTCCACGGTCGCCTCGTTCGCGGCCAAGGCGGTTTACAACGATCCGGCGGACCTCGGAGCTACCGTCGCTACCGTGCCGGCGCTCGGCACCGCGGGGGCGCTCGTCGTGGAGTTCGTCACCACGTTCGTCCTCCTCTTCGTCAtcaccgccctcgccaccgaTCCAAAAGCA gtgaaggagctggtTGCAGTGGGAACTGGGGCGGCAGTGATGATGAACGCGCTCATCTCCGC GGAGTCGACGGGAGCGTCGATGAACCCGGCGAGGACGCTAGGGCCGGCTATCGCCTCCGGGACGTACACCAAGATCTGGATTTACATGGTCGCTCCTCCCCTCGGCGCCATAGCCGGAACTGGAGCCTACGTTGCGCTCAAGTGA
- the LOC112898441 gene encoding aquaporin NIP3-3-like, whose product MEEQKRGMDAAAVTVPPMVTSESNRISIIISPSVSSHPHDDPAESSDAHATHYYRWNQGLPKIKAVPLIKKVIAEFLGTFILIFTVLSTIIMNEQHDGVESLLGIATSAGLAVTVLVLSLIHISGCHLNPAVSIAMTVFGHLPLAHLLPYMTAQILGSIAASFSVKGIYHPVNPGIATIPKVGTTEAFFLELITTFVLLFIITALATDPHAVKELIAVAVGATIMMNALVAGPSTGASMNPARTLGPAIATGRYTQIWIYMVATPLGAIAGTGAYVAVKL is encoded by the exons ATGGAAGAGCAAAAGCGCGGCATGGATGCGGCTGCAGTGACAGTCCCTCCTATGGTGACAAGTGAGAGCAACAGGATTTCCATCATCATTTCCCCAAG TGTCAGCTCACATCCACATGATGATCCTGCCGAATCCTCTGATGCTCATGCAACTCATTATTACCGATGGAATCAAGGCTTACCGAAGATAAAAGCAGTTCCTCTCATCAAGAAG GTGATTGCTGAGTTCCTTGGCACATTCATACTGATCTTCACCGTGCTTTCCACCATAATCATGAATGAGCAGCATGATGGAGTTGAGAGCCTGCTCGGCATCGCAACATCCGCAGGTTTAGCCGTCACGGTTCTAGTACTGTCCCTCATACACATATCCGGCTGCCACCTGAACCCGGCAGTTAGCATCGCCATGACCGTGTTTGGCCACCTCCCACTTGCTCACCTCCTACCTTACATGACTGCACAAATCCTGGGCTCCATTGCTGCTTCCTTCAGTGTCAAGGGCATCTATCATCCAGTGAACCCTGGGATTGCCACCATACCAAAGGTTGGCACTACTGAAGCTTTCTTCCTTGAGCTCATCACGACATTCGTGCTTCTGTTCATCATCACCGCTCTGGCCACGGACCCCCATGCT GTGAAAGAGCTGATAGCAGTGGCAGTTGGCGCAACAATCATGATGAATGCTCTTGTAGCAGG ACCATCAACAGGAGCATCGATGAATCCTGCACGGACACTTGGTCCGGCAATTGCCACAGGAAGGTACACCCAGATTTGGATCTACATGGTGGCAACACCTCTGGGTGCTATAGCTGGGACTGGAGCTTATGTTGCAGTTAAGCTGTAG